One genomic segment of Catalinimonas alkaloidigena includes these proteins:
- a CDS encoding DUF1501 domain-containing protein, producing the protein MKLFEEAHLEAQKRAAELETRRHFLKKCTSGLGGIALGSLIGCNPFNSSNPQANATPPINRNPLAPAAPHFAPKAKRVIYLHMAGAPSQLELFDYKPELAKLHGLDCPQSLLEGKRFAFIQGVPKMLGPQAKFAPRGESGTMVSDLLPYFHEVVDEAAIIKTLHTDEFNHAPAQLLVQTGSSRLGRPSMGSWVTYGLGSENDNLPGFIVLVSGGNTPSAGKSVWGSGFLPTVYQGVQCRSEGDPVLYVSNPEGMNRDLRRKSLDAINRINEQEYQEMGDPETLTRISQYEMAFRMQISVPEIMDISKEPDYIHQMYGTEPGKASFANNCLLARRLSEQGVRFIQLYDWGWDTHGSSKDGAIEHGFREKCKQVDQPVAALIKDLKQRGLLEETLVVWGGEFGRTPMQENRNGREMPFMGRDHHTEAFSMWMAGGGIKGGISYGETDEIGYYGIKDRVHIHDLQATILHQMGMNHEQLTYHFQGRDFRLTDVAGKVVKDILA; encoded by the coding sequence ATGAAACTTTTTGAGGAAGCACATCTGGAAGCCCAAAAACGAGCCGCAGAACTTGAAACCCGTCGCCACTTTTTGAAGAAATGTACTTCAGGCCTGGGCGGTATTGCTCTGGGTTCTCTGATAGGTTGCAATCCTTTTAATAGTTCTAACCCTCAGGCTAATGCCACTCCCCCTATTAACCGTAACCCCTTAGCACCGGCGGCCCCGCATTTTGCCCCCAAAGCCAAGCGGGTGATTTATCTGCACATGGCCGGTGCTCCCTCCCAGCTGGAGCTGTTTGACTATAAACCTGAACTGGCAAAGCTTCACGGTTTGGACTGTCCCCAATCTTTGTTGGAAGGCAAGCGTTTTGCATTTATTCAGGGGGTACCCAAGATGCTGGGACCGCAGGCAAAGTTCGCTCCCCGGGGAGAATCAGGAACCATGGTTTCCGACCTTCTACCCTATTTTCATGAGGTAGTAGATGAGGCGGCCATCATCAAGACCCTGCACACTGACGAATTTAATCACGCTCCGGCACAGCTATTGGTACAAACCGGCAGTTCACGCCTTGGACGCCCCAGCATGGGCTCCTGGGTCACTTATGGCTTAGGCTCAGAGAATGATAACCTGCCCGGCTTCATCGTACTGGTTTCCGGAGGAAATACCCCAAGTGCCGGCAAGAGTGTGTGGGGCAGTGGTTTTCTGCCTACTGTTTATCAGGGCGTACAATGTCGCTCCGAAGGCGACCCTGTACTCTATGTCTCTAATCCCGAAGGCATGAACCGGGACCTGAGAAGAAAATCGCTGGATGCGATCAACCGTATCAATGAGCAGGAATACCAGGAAATGGGCGACCCGGAAACTTTGACCCGTATCTCTCAGTACGAAATGGCCTTTCGCATGCAGATTTCGGTGCCTGAAATTATGGATATCTCTAAAGAACCGGACTATATTCACCAAATGTATGGAACTGAACCGGGCAAGGCATCATTTGCAAATAATTGTCTGCTGGCCCGCAGACTGAGTGAGCAGGGAGTACGCTTCATCCAGCTCTACGATTGGGGCTGGGATACCCACGGCAGCAGTAAAGACGGTGCTATTGAACATGGGTTCCGCGAGAAATGCAAACAGGTAGATCAGCCTGTCGCTGCACTGATTAAAGACTTGAAACAACGGGGTTTGCTGGAAGAAACGTTAGTCGTTTGGGGTGGAGAATTTGGCCGCACGCCCATGCAGGAAAATAGAAACGGGAGAGAGATGCCCTTCATGGGCCGTGACCACCATACCGAAGCTTTCAGCATGTGGATGGCAGGAGGAGGAATAAAAGGCGGCATCAGCTATGGAGAGACTGATGAAATCGGCTATTATGGAATCAAAGACCGTGTCCACATCCATGATTTACAAGCTACCATTTTACATCAGATGGGTATGAACCATGAGCAGCTCACTTACCACTTTCAGGGAAGGGATTTTAGACTTACCGATGTGGCGGGTAAAGTTGTGAAAGATATTTTAGCATAG
- a CDS encoding DUF1553 domain-containing protein → MPGTPATRWKNKFFIISAVALLLLTSYLAWEEGVFSDQAVDFNAEIRPIINKKCITCHGGVKRSGEFSLLFRTDALSPNESGKRAIVPGNVEESEMIRRIKHHDPEERMPPEGDPLPKEEIELLSRWIAQGAHWEDHWAYVKPEPIDLPAVQTDWVENNIDKFIYQRLQDEALQPSGRAEKASLLRRVSLDLTGLPPTPTELRAFLADSTAHAYEKAVDRLLASPRYGERWAAMWMDLARYADSKGYEKDDHRNIWKYRDWLIKSFNEDKPFDQFTLEQLAGDLLPGPSDEQIIATAFHRNTMNNDEGGTDDEEFRVAAVIDRVNTTWDVWQATTMACVQCHSHPYDPIRHEEYYKFYAYLNNTADADVPSEAPNLKQFKRKEDRKDLEKIKNWVIEHTASADDKLERGQELVKLVKFTEPKIHPKNYKNITDGALADGKYLEADNGGYAMIPDLALEGKDQIILSYSASKSLGTIEFRLDSVRGELLASWPIQKIESESRFTQTIIPIKPASGRHDVYMVFKSPSGAGRTCRIEWVLFNQALPGKNEPHYAQIKRTFLSLLNTSEVEKTPVMIERPEDFRRKTHVFVRGNWLVDGEEVQPDVPQAWPALPEGAPNNRLGMAQWMVSTENPLTARVAVNRFWAQLFGRGIVETVEDFGTQGAKPSHPELLDWLALEFMHEYDWSIKKLLKQIVMSATYQQSSKVSPELQEIDPANQLLARGPRVRLSAEQIRDQALAVSGLLSDKMYGPSVMPPQPEGIWQVIYSGRQWETSKEEDRHRRGLYTYWRRTSPYPSMIAFDSPSREFCVTRRIRTNTPLQALVTLNDPVYMEAARSLALRMINEGGETAEERIARGYELALVKPIDDEKKSALLDLYQEAITYYQENPEETPKMTAGKEDQQLAALAVVANAMMNLDEFITKG, encoded by the coding sequence ATGCCCGGCACGCCTGCTACACGCTGGAAAAATAAATTTTTTATCATTTCTGCCGTAGCCCTGCTTCTTCTGACTTCTTATCTGGCATGGGAAGAAGGCGTTTTTTCAGATCAGGCGGTTGACTTCAATGCCGAGATTCGTCCTATTATCAATAAAAAGTGTATTACCTGCCATGGTGGTGTAAAGCGTTCGGGAGAGTTTAGTCTCCTTTTCCGCACTGATGCGCTTAGCCCTAACGAATCCGGTAAGCGTGCTATTGTACCCGGTAATGTGGAAGAGAGCGAGATGATTCGTCGTATCAAACACCATGACCCTGAAGAGCGCATGCCCCCGGAAGGGGATCCTTTGCCTAAGGAAGAAATTGAGCTGCTTAGCCGCTGGATAGCGCAGGGCGCTCATTGGGAAGATCACTGGGCGTATGTAAAGCCTGAACCTATAGATCTGCCAGCAGTGCAAACGGATTGGGTAGAAAATAACATCGATAAATTCATATACCAACGCCTGCAAGATGAGGCGTTGCAACCCTCAGGTCGGGCAGAAAAAGCCAGCTTACTCAGGCGTGTAAGCCTTGACCTGACCGGCCTCCCCCCTACCCCTACCGAGCTACGTGCTTTTCTGGCTGACTCCACCGCTCATGCTTACGAAAAGGCAGTAGACCGCCTCTTAGCGTCACCCCGCTATGGCGAACGTTGGGCAGCGATGTGGATGGATCTTGCCCGCTACGCCGACTCCAAGGGTTATGAGAAAGACGATCATCGTAATATCTGGAAGTATCGTGATTGGCTGATCAAATCATTCAACGAAGATAAGCCTTTTGACCAGTTTACCCTTGAACAACTGGCCGGTGACCTGCTTCCCGGCCCCAGCGATGAGCAGATAATCGCCACGGCTTTTCACCGCAACACCATGAACAATGACGAAGGAGGGACTGATGATGAAGAGTTCCGCGTAGCGGCGGTAATTGACCGGGTCAACACTACCTGGGATGTGTGGCAGGCTACTACCATGGCGTGCGTGCAATGCCACAGCCACCCTTATGATCCTATCCGCCATGAGGAATATTATAAGTTTTACGCTTATCTCAATAATACCGCCGATGCCGACGTACCCAGTGAAGCGCCTAACCTGAAACAGTTTAAAAGGAAAGAAGACCGTAAAGATCTGGAAAAGATCAAAAACTGGGTGATTGAGCATACCGCTTCCGCCGATGACAAACTGGAAAGAGGCCAGGAGCTTGTTAAGCTGGTGAAGTTTACGGAGCCCAAAATACACCCTAAGAACTATAAGAATATCACCGACGGGGCGCTGGCAGACGGCAAATACCTGGAGGCAGATAACGGGGGGTATGCCATGATTCCCGACCTTGCCCTTGAAGGTAAAGATCAAATTATCCTCAGCTACTCAGCAAGTAAGTCATTAGGTACTATAGAATTCAGACTAGATAGTGTTCGCGGTGAACTACTGGCGAGCTGGCCGATTCAGAAAATAGAAAGTGAAAGCCGCTTTACCCAAACCATTATTCCTATCAAACCGGCCAGTGGTCGTCATGATGTTTATATGGTATTCAAAAGCCCTTCCGGAGCAGGACGGACCTGCCGGATAGAATGGGTATTGTTCAATCAGGCTTTACCGGGTAAAAATGAGCCGCATTACGCTCAGATCAAACGTACTTTTCTCAGCTTACTCAACACCAGCGAAGTAGAAAAAACACCGGTGATGATAGAGCGTCCTGAAGATTTTCGCAGAAAGACGCATGTATTTGTCAGAGGGAACTGGCTGGTGGATGGTGAGGAAGTACAGCCCGACGTTCCCCAAGCCTGGCCTGCCTTACCGGAAGGGGCTCCCAACAACCGGCTGGGCATGGCGCAGTGGATGGTAAGTACTGAAAACCCTCTTACGGCCAGAGTGGCTGTCAACCGCTTCTGGGCACAGCTTTTTGGAAGAGGTATCGTTGAAACGGTGGAAGACTTCGGCACACAAGGCGCCAAGCCTAGCCATCCTGAATTGCTGGACTGGCTGGCCCTGGAGTTTATGCACGAATATGACTGGAGCATCAAAAAGTTACTGAAGCAGATTGTGATGTCTGCCACATACCAGCAGTCTTCAAAAGTTAGTCCTGAACTACAGGAAATAGACCCGGCTAATCAGTTACTCGCCAGAGGCCCCAGGGTACGCCTTTCCGCCGAACAAATCCGTGATCAGGCGCTGGCGGTAAGTGGCCTGCTGAGTGACAAAATGTATGGCCCCAGTGTAATGCCTCCCCAGCCGGAGGGGATCTGGCAGGTCATCTACAGCGGAAGGCAGTGGGAAACCAGTAAAGAAGAAGACCGCCACCGCCGGGGGCTTTATACTTACTGGCGGCGTACCAGCCCTTATCCTTCCATGATTGCGTTTGACAGCCCCAGCCGGGAGTTCTGTGTCACCCGCCGCATTCGTACCAACACACCTTTACAGGCTTTGGTCACACTCAACGATCCTGTATATATGGAAGCTGCCCGTTCGCTGGCACTCAGGATGATCAATGAGGGGGGAGAAACGGCTGAAGAACGCATCGCCCGAGGTTATGAACTTGCCCTGGTTAAGCCAATTGACGATGAAAAAAAATCAGCTCTGCTAGATTTGTACCAGGAAGCGATTACCTACTACCAGGAGAACCCTGAGGAGACGCCTAAGATGACGGCCGGAAAAGAGGATCAGCAACTGGCAGCGCTGGCAGTAGTGGCCAATGCCATGATGAATTTAGATGAATTTATTACCAAAGGTTGA